The DNA window AATTGACTCTGCAAATGGAATAAGTAATGATTTGATATCTTTAAAAAACCATTGGAAAGTAGATGAAAAAGCTGAATTTTCAGGAACACAAAATCTCCAATTGACACCAGTTAAAGCTATATTTGAAAATGCCAATGCACAAAATGTTGGTGTACGACGATTTTTGAATTTTCTTCcagaaacaaatgaaattaagGCTACTGATGATGGACCAACTTCACTTAATAGAATAACAGAATTCCAgcatacattattaaaaaaaaaagaagaattgaaaaaaaatggtAAGAATGATATTACTgttaaagtaatattgttaatactaacaatttaaaatgtattgtgtTTGGAGATGTAGTTACTCTGTACATTACTGTGGTTTTTAAAAGTTGCAGTTCAGTTATTGTTTTGGATGTCATACAGCTTGTCCTGATGACAAAACATACCtgcattttcatatttgtttcatGTGTGAttgtacttaaaaatataaatgtttctagATCACAAGAAGGATCTTTTTCTAGAAGGAAAAGCTATGTGCTAGAAGGTCATATGGCCAATGATCTAATATTGATTGAACAAAAATATGAGATATTGAaagaatatgtaaatatttcaactaaACTATTCTTGCCTCATCATCAGAAACCATTCCAGGAAATTATAAGGCTAATCAAATAAGAATCTTATTAAAGGATAGATTAGTATCTTTATTACTCTATCTTAAATCAAATAACTCTATTAtccaaattaatgttttaaacctttacattttattttttgtcgtggacaaaattgaaaattttaatactcAAATTCAGTTGTTTAATGAGTTTCTAAATTGGTTTAATTTGAAATTGAGCAAGATGCATCTCTTTTTGTACAGATGTGAATCATTCATATGTTAAATGGGTATCACAAGATACTTTTAAACataacatataaacattaaaGGACCATTTGAACTTTCAAGGTTGTCCTTATTAtccaaattaatgttttaaacctttacattttattttttggacaaaattgaaaattttaatactcAAATTCAGTTGTTTAATGAGTTTCTAAATTGGTTTAATTTGAAATTGAGCAAGATGCATCTCTTTTTGTAGAGATGTAAATCATTCATATGTTAAATGGGTATCACAAGATACCCTTAAACataacatataaacattaaaGGACCATTTGAACTTTCAAAGTTGTCCTTTGTACACACCTTTGAGGGAGGGGGtgaaaaaagttaaacattttattctttcaACACTAACTGATGCCCTTCTCTTAAATTTACATTTGGTTCTGTCTCTACGACTGCTAACAGGAACGTATTCCATAAGTTAGTATTCTTGTAGCagtgtaataaatttaaatatttctttaccaGAGACTTATCTGTTTACAAATCTTAAACTTGTTTCCTTTCATTCCGTTGCTTCactaaaaactacagaaaatCAGAGGCCTCACATTTCAGTCATTTTGATAGTCTTTTATACTGAagtaagtttttgtttaattcattttttccAAGAAAAAAGTAGTATAATAGGTTAATATATCATAAGTCATCCCCAAAAAAAATCCTTCCATCACCCTAATTATCCTAACAATCTTCCTTTAAACTCATTCCAGTGAGGGGGTATTCATACAACTTGTAACTGGTGGTTTGATCACTGTCTAACTTGTAACGAGCAATGGTGTAATTGAGAGTATGTGCAAATAAACATCATTTACCTGCTTCTGATTTGGGTAATATAGCATATATTAACTTCTCACAAAAGGGACAAACTAAGTTGCTACCAAGCCACCACTTGGTAGCAATAAAACCAGTCACACTGCTAAAAGAAACTAAAAGTGTCTTAACTAGAGTTTGGTCTGGTTCTTcttatgttaaaaaattattttctcatcatGTTACCTTCAAATATGTCACAAACAAATGAGAAAACCCTGTTGATACCCTAAAATTGTTATAACCTTTACCTCTCACACTtgctttttcaagagaaaataaaataagaaatcttATACTATCCTTGTGAAATAATTTCCATCCCTGGAATTATCTTAGTAGCCTTTGTCTCTACCTTTCTGAATAATTCAATCATTTCTTAGATAAGGAGACCGAAACAGTACACAGTATTCCAAGTGAGAATGAATGAATGATTTCATCACATTTAGCTAAATGATTTAACAAAAGTTTCTTTTACTGGAATCTTCATAGTTTCTTTCCATTACATAAATTTGACTAACAGGGCAACTCTTATTAACATACTTAACAATAAGAGTAAATTAACAACAGTCCAATCTACAGACATTTGTTTTTTGGTGCTTTATGAACAGAGGGTTGAGTATGGTGTATTAAAAAATCTTGGAACTTCACTGTGTTGTTGCATTCCATCTCTCCACACATATTCTATTTGATAACCTTGTATCTTGCCAGAAGCCATACagtagttttcattgcaaaaggcTCTGTCATAAGGCTGTCACATCCAAAGCATGCCATTTGTGCTAGCTAACTTTGCTTAATTTATCTAGTGTACAAGGATGATGGCTTTCTGGTGTCATTTTAACTAGAGTTGGGTGATAAATGGAACTTGCTGATGAATCATTATGCACGTATatgttttttcatatagcaaagtcacatcaggctatctgttgtatccactgaggtgaattgaacccttgatttttaGTGCTGTAAATTCATAGATTTACCACTGTCGCAACAGGGGGTGAATCATTATGCTCCTTAATTTATCACTTTCAACTAATTGGTTACTCTCACCTGACTCTGATCTCTATTTTCAGCCTTTTTTTTCctaagtattttaaaactgtcCTTCACTTAGTATTATAGAAATTTTCAGATACAATAATGTATGattatgtaactttttaaaatcttaaatcaTTGTACATGAAAATGCATCATATATACAACATAGTATGAAATTTGTAATAAGATCAAAATATGATTAATAGCATTCTGTAGATTTTCCCCACAAATTCCATATTAAAACTACTGAattcctttttttgttgttgaaatgaAACATTATCTTATGGCATTGCCTATAAATctgaaaaatactaaatataataatgatagGTTACCATGTACTTCCAAGAATCTTACCAAAGTTGTATCAATTTAGGTACCCCACAAATTTTGCAACACTTTGAAATACGTACATAGTGATCATCCTCCACCAATAGCATTTTGCTAGGACACACCTAGCTCTTTCTGATGATTCTGCTCAATCCTTATTTTCTCTATTGACATGGAATTCTTTATACATGTTTTTCACATGTGATTACTGTTGATGGTTGAATATTTTGACATTCCATTAccattttcaacagttttattttgtttgcattCAGTCacttcagtttttttcttttttgcaattGTTTATTGTTACCAAATTATATTGTGACTTAATTACTTTAGTGTATTGACAGCAGAAATTTCCATTACATTTGACAATATTTCTGGTTCAATTACCCAGGCATTGGGTTTGATCTTATCTGTTGAGGAGATACAGGTCTTGCTGTAAGTTAGATTCCAACATTCAATCAgcaatttcttttcattttcattcTGATAATGTTTACATGGTCTGTTACACCTTATAGGTGTTAGTCAGGAATGtggtattttacatatttttctttcctcCTGGTTTATAGATATTGTTGATCAGATTTTTATGCTATTAATATTACCAGAATTCTCTACTTTTTCTCGTATATCTAGACAGGTCCTTTCTCATTAAGACTTCCATTGCCTGAGAAGGCCATTTGGTTTCCACACCCATTTCTTTGCCTTCCTTCTTCCACCTGTATTCCCACTCTCGTTCCTAGTCAGGTTCATTCACTGTGTTGTTCTGTGGCATGTACTACTTTTTTTTGGGGTTCACATTCTCAATCTTTTATTTCCTGGAACCCTTCTCTTTCCTATGATCTGTCCCTTGTCATACTAACTGGTTCAATTTGTCAACTATTTAGgctaaagtattaatatttatccATGGAAGGTTGCTGTTTCATCAACACTTCTCATTAAATGTGTCATATCACCATATCTTTGGCTGCTCATCTTCTCTGTCCATTGGAAGAAATTGTACAGGCCTGAATATGGACTACTTCCTAATCCTTTGTTCCTCATTATCTGCACTATCTGGCTGTATCTTTCTGAGGTGGATTCTACACATGTCTGTTCACTTTTGAATTGGGTATGTTTTTttcacaacatttattttatgtttgctTTTCATGGAACCTCTTTTTATTGCTACTGATAAAATCCCACTTTATGGCGAGTGTTGCCTGATTAGATGAGCTTTTAGTCAAACCTACACTGTATACCATTAGAGCTATAACACTCAGTGTAGTGATGGGGTATTCCACAAGACCATTGGTGGTATGCctattgttttatacttttgtgTCTATTAGGTATCTgcaagtttattttaatgttagatCATCACTCCTGTACTATCATGAGTTAAATAGAGGGAGATATCTGCTGACCTCTTTGAGAGCATAAATTGGAGACATTCTGCTTTTCAAAAAGAGGGAATCATGGAACCCCATTTTTCTTCAGTGTGAGATTCTTGCTGATAACCCACTACATTTACTTCCTTCATTTTGTCTTCTTCAAGTGAAGTACTTGAGTCCTTACCACTGGGATGGTGGATCAAGTAGCTTTCCTCTTGAGTGTGAAGTAGAAATTTATCTGCCAATACAACCACACATTTATTCACTCACTCCTCTTTTCCCTGGATGCTTATTTCCAGGTATTCCAACTGTCACTTGGAGCAGGAACAGCTTATGTGGGCTCCTTGTAGTATCAGGTTCTGAATGACACTACCTGTTCTTATGTGGATGAGTTTAGCAATTGCCTACCCCCATCTTTTGTTAATCCTGGTGGcagaaatgttttttctttgctCCTACACTACAGCTCAGGTTGGAGGACTTTGTTCCCTTCATAATAATTCAGTGTACATAATACAGGACTTATGTACACTGTTCCTATAGTTGAGTGAATATTCTACATCCTTCTTGTAATTCCTGGTACGGGATATGCCTTCCCTGCATTTATGGTCGAGTGAGTAACAATATATCCTCTTAACACAAACTACAGGTATTGCCCTGTTCTTATTATTGACACAACATGACTTCATAATGTCGGGTTtggtttgttgtatttttgtgcTCCTACAATGGTTTTGGGAACTTTCCAGTTTCAGTTAAAAGCTAAATTCCTCCTCTTAATTCTAGTTGCTTTACATGTGAcacttaagctttttaaaagaACACCAGACATTTGTAAGAAAGCTAatttcaaggggtaatgatagcATAATTTATACTAGAATAATTTTTTTAGCTgatgtaaaatacaaaagaaacaatttaGGATCAGTACATATACGGCCTTCACAATATCTTATGTAGTATCGTACAAAAAGTTTGAGTGCAATATACCAAGTCATTTTTATTGTAGGCTgacaagagaataataataattacaaatgggCTATTTTGAGTGGATTGTCTTTTCCTTGAAAGtataacatacatttttttttatttttatatgtgtacagCCTTAGGAATCAGTAGTAagggttttaaagtgttttttaaactgaatctttactgtGTGGTAGTACAGACCAAAAAATATACCCTTATGTTAGCCTCATAAACACAAAAGCTTAAAACTTGATATTAGATATAATGAAAAGATAAACTGTGAATAGTGCTCTGAGTGGATGAATTTGATTAATAGATTGTAATAGTTATTTTGTAAAtgatttgtataaaatagtttgatACCAGCATATTTTGTGAATCactggttgttttgatttaaaatgttcTTGATTGACTTTAATAatgattgtttcattatttaaaatagcTATACACTTAAGATGTAAGAACTTGGAAAGTACTTGCAGCTTTATATATGCTTGtattatgtatgtataatatagaaattaaagACAAAATTGTTTTACAATTCTTAAAAGTTTATATCAACATTGATCTATCAGTCTTCCTGTTGAATAGCCTGTCTGAGAAAACCTTTCTTTTTTGAGGGAATTTCACAAAGAAGATGAGACTTTCTCCATTGACTGACTGAAAGATAGGAGCatgaacaaaaaatacacagaGAGGAACTTGTTTGAGTTTGttgttaagtttatatatatctgtgtgtttgtttcatgtcaatattatatacatacatgacTTTATTGTACTATGTCGCATAATTTGACTTGAATTGAATATCTGCTCTATTACACTTCTTAACTgaatgacaactgttgaaaagTTCTCACTTTGATAGCAGTCTTTTCTTGTATTCAGTAAAATTACAAGGAATACTACCCATCCAGTGGAAACAATCCATGTTACTGCTTAGCAAACCTGAGTGGTTTATTCTACTGGATATAGTTATTTCAATGCAATCCAGACATTTTTGTGTGCAATGCATTGTAGTTAGTTTCTTTTACTAGAAAACAAATGTAGTGCAATTTCCTTATTGAAATAACACCTTAAATGACAAAATATGGTTGTAAATAAACCACTAgacaattgtattttatatatgctGTGATTCAAAATATTGGATTGACtgcacatttgttatttattcattgcTGATATTTAGGAAAGTTACTGTTCAGTTGTTTCAACAGGCATCTTGGATTTCCAATAATGGTTGTATTTATGAAGGTATAGAATGTTAAACACATgcatattcttaaaataaaaattatttccagAAACAATCCAGTACCTTTGTTCAATTaccctttttgtttttttaaccacgGACAAACTTTCAAACGtttgtgtaaataattatattcaattTCCTTTATACCTctcctcgatgtggattcctgtacatggtgaaggGTCTTCCCAGAGAAGGTTTTGTAATTGTAAGGTAAACTTACCTCCTCTTGGATTCAAATATTCATCTATATGTTTTCCATGCATGGTGACCTAtgaagggaggagaggatcttggtggttgaagATCCAATCCTAActcatcactttggccttgaattcctgtacacAGGCACACTTGTGGTGTCTCTCCTGGATCAATCAGCTGGTAttgtcaaccaagtaccagtgctgGACATTCTCAGCAGGTGtcgtggacattgtatctgatgctggtgtttgggtatagtgtcaCGTACAAATTCTTGCTGGGCATTGCAGTGCATCCCTTTGTATAGCTTCTTGGTGGGTCAGGACATtgggcactgaaatgttcttattttattatggacATCCCCAAtcatgaacaaaaaataaaaatgaaaaacagaaggaaaagaaaacattatcaGAAAATGACCACATATGAACTACTGTTATACAGTTAACATCAAAGTCACACTCAACACCTCAATTTCTCATTCTGCATTCATTGTCTGAGAAATCTCTATGGCAGATGTCTCCCCTCTTCATtaaaaagggattagaggggcttaCTGGCTCCCCCAAATCAGTAAGGAAGCTATGCTCAGGAGACATCTTGGTgtaaacatcttcaccacaacgtACCAAACTCCTCCAGAGTTCGAAGAGCATTGGAAATATACCCATTGATGTTACTTTCCATACTATTCTGAATTcctcaagaggagttattgttgagaggagcTTGAAGAACACTCCCAAgttagagattctcgctggtttttcCATCAAAAGCATTTTTGCAGTGTGCCAAATCTCTACttccaaagatggaattatgatgcctactaatgttcttattttaatgtttaaatcaccacatccacctgccacagttaaagcaggttatcttaactgtaaggtacagccatacatttcaaaccctctcagatgtttccagggtcagcagtttggtcacttgaagacaatgtggttctttaacatgtgttcattgtggtggcaaagaccatgatgcctacaagtgCAAATTAGAACcatactgtgttaactgtagtggttcacaccTCTTTTGCATtagttcttgccctaagtgggtggaagagaaagagaTGCAATGTGTGAAGACTGTGAACAATATCTCCTACCCAGAGGCTCGGAAGTTATTGTCCTCCACTTTATCTAGGACATGTGCATATGCATttcctctttcctttcaggctgattgtctctatgactatagtCACCCCTTTATGCTGGCGCAACTCAAGCGTGCTCTTCAtaggtctggcagtacattggttggaccttattattttcactatgagatgctgtgccatctctctcctgcttctcttgctactCCTCTGGGTTGTTTTTTTAagctggatctggcaggagaattaTTTTGGGTGCTTGGTGCCAGGTAATTGCCTTCCTCTttttaagcctgggaaggatctcatGATTTCTTCAAAGTACCATTTGGTTACCTTGACaagctatctctgtaagaccttagacaGGATGGTTAATGCTGATCTTATTTGGTTGCTCAAATTAAACAATCTCATCTTGCCTACCCAGCATGGGTTTCAACAGTGgtgctccactgtggaccacctgattcaacttacAACATCAAGCAGGGTAGGTTTTCTCAAgaaacaacatcttgtttctgcttcttctttttttttaaccttgaaaaagcttatgatactacgtAGAGgtatggtctatggctctgccagaaccttggtccttgaagatgatctaagaaggtcaaaatgttgttttctactttatttttataaaagttttaatacccattccagctGTCTAGagatacatttttgcttcaagtgggtttcttgtcatcatgaattgtttgaaaataatttagtgaaaattacattttaatattaacgtgtgtgtgtgtgtgtgtatacacacacaatacagtatgttatataatgttttgattgtttggtAAGTTATGAACTTGTGAAGTAAACTTTTGTTCAACATGTTATATATGTTGTTGGGCCAGAGTAACATTTATATTATGCATCACATATTATTGTAAagttctctttgtttttttccCACAGAACATGAAGCATTGTTATCTCTAAATATGGCTCTTCTCATGAAAAATGCTTCAAAAACAGAGAAAGCTCTGAAATTGTTCCAACATGCAATGGCTTTGGATCCTCTTCATCCAGACATCCTTACTCACTATGGAGAGTTCATTGAGGAGCAGAATAAAGATGTCATTAAAGCCAATCATTTGTATACAAGAGCCCTCATCATCTCTCCTGACCATTCTAAAGCTATTGTCAACAAGTGTCGTACTCTTCCAGTGGTTGAAAAACTTGACCAGAAGCAACTCGACAGAATTGATAGAAAGCGAAATCTTCTCTTCCAACTTCCAGAAAATGATTCATCactaaaaagaatgaaaaaagagGCATACTTTCAACATATTCACCATACAGTTGCAATAGAAGGAAACACAATGACTTTAGCTGAAACCCGTATGGTAGTAGAAACTAGAATGGCTGTTCCTGGAAAAAGTATTATGGAACATAATGAAATCATTGGCTTGGATTCAGCATTGAGGTATATCAATAATACATTAGTTACTAAGCTTGGACCAATTACAGTTGATGATATATTAGAGATTCATAAGAGAGTTTTAGGTCATGTAGATCCTGTTGAAGCAGGAACAGTCAGACGATCTCAAGTATATGTTGGTGAACATGTCCCCCCTTCACCATCTGAAGTGTTTGATCTCATGGAAGATCTGGTTGATTGGCTTAATTCGGATGACACCATAAAACTTCATCCAGTAAAATATGCAGCTTTGGCTCATTACAAACTTGTATTTATTCATCCATTTGTGGATGGAAATGGTAGAACAGCTCGACTACTTATGAATTTAATCTTGATGAGAGCAGGATATCCTCCAGTTATTGTGAGAAAACAGGACCGCTACTTGTACTATCAGTACCTCCAGTTGGCTAACGAAGGGGATGTTAGACCTTTTGTCAGGTTCATTGGAGATTGCACTGAGAGAACATTGGATGTTTATCTATTTGCAACAGAGTATGGCATGTCTGGTTTTCGAGCTTTGGAAGGACATGGAGTGCAAACTAAATCTAACATTATTGAAAACTAAAGAGTTGTTCTTATTTTCATAACAGAATTAATAACTTTATCTTTTTATGCAATGAATCATGCTATTTAGTATTATTGTGCTTTCTccattattttggtttttgatAACTTTAACTGTGTGTGTACAGAAGGGGAACAAAGTGCACATAATGACCTTTTTACAGAGTTACATACaagatttaaacaaatttattatcaaGTTTTGCCAATAAACTTGGCTTTAAAGCATGAgttgtaattcaaattttataatgctttataagttttcatttcttaatttaatttcAATAGGAAATTTACTGGTGTGGTACTTTCCCTCCACTAACAAGATTAGCTTTTCTTGTTTTGTCTATCCTCTGTTTGTGGAATTTTTTGAATACATGCTACAAACCTTTATTATCCCTCTGTTGGGATCCAAAATTTCAACATgtttctcatgcaaatcatcatgcatcacctCTTCACCAATAGAAGAGCACTCTATCACATGAAGCATGTGTCTCCCTTTATGCACtatactgaactatcacttctcatctGGTAGTGCTTGAGTGCACACATGTTTTTTTAGACCACTGATTAACCTAGAAGTGGTTCAAAAGTATTTACCTTGGTTGAACCtcaatttcactttttttcttaAAGCATTTGATTAACTGTGTTTGCTGTGCATTTTTCACTGGTTAATAACTAATCTTATTTTGAAGTTGTTGTTACCATTTTGGGTGCATATCACTCATCTGTTACTGCACTTTTAGTCCCATGCGTGGGAAATCAGAGAATTTCTCAGCCTTTGTTCAAAGAGAGATGGAGCAGTCTACAGCGTGCACATTGTTTCCTTTTCGTGCCCTTCTGTTCAGCCCATGTTGGCTTTCTTGGACCTATCTtatttttctcttgtttgtttcttgtttttcccTTTACTTTCAGGTTTAAACTGTGTTTTTGCCACCCCATTGCATGATGGCATTGATATGCCCAGTTACCCACAGGCTTCAGGTTGGTCCACCCTTTCAACTTTTTGGACTTCCAAATCCCATTTGTGGGTTCAGTGTTACCTGTTTGGGGGTTGGGTCCAATTTTTTCTGTTCATCTtatctgtacctcattttctcaccTTAGTTTTTCTGAAACATTCTTTGTAATATCTTACCTTAATCCTCTTCCTGTGTGAGACTCTTCATGGAAACCCTATAGAGAAGAGAGACGTTTGAGGGAGAAGGAGTCACGTGTTAGGAGGGTGTGTCTCGCTCCTGTTGGTGGAGATGTGTTGCATGATGATATACATTCGAGATAAATTTAAATGATGTTCATCATGGAATATATGGGAGGTAAGAACCCATtggatatatattttcaatataggaaaataatttcttttgtatttttcaagCTTCGTTATATATGATTTACCTACAGTTAgtgttaaggtagagaaaataagagataatataaaaaaacttaatattcttTTAAGAGGTTCTACAGGTTATGCaggtaaaatatgaaactttaaaagaaaaaattatctttGATATGAAAATGCACCAACACTGTACACTCAGAGTTAATGTTTTGGTGTTTTCAGATTATTATATGTTTGCCATCTCTATATCATATGATTTCAGGTTGTTTATTGTTTCTACCTATGCTTGGTGAAACATTTATCCAGAATGTGTACTAGTTGAAATTGAAACCCTAAACATTGTATCATTGTTATgtatatattcatgtttttattattattatttatagttaaagtacaaaataagctaagaaaaaaatctttgttttaatttgttttttttatttgtgtaaaacatttatttttactcaCAGGGTTCGTGAAGGTATGGGTTTCCTTTTATAATACATAAAGGCATAAAGTTGTCTTCAGTTATTAAATTGTCTCCAattgatattttcaatttttatgacACTAATATAACATAACTTTTATGCACTCTGTATGACgaggtttattaatatttagaagtgGGAATGTTCTCTAACTATTAGGTTTAGCCTTTTGTGAACAACTTCACAATGCttgttattttcataaaactacaattttagattttttatttcttctggaTTGCTTTATCATTCACTCCTATTTACTGTTTATttctcatttaatattttatatcgtGCTATGGAGATAGTGTGAAGCTTTAcctattatttttcaaataaatggcTCCCTGGGATACCATACAACTGTAGTCTCCAGTAAAACTTGAACTTTGCAGAAGAAGAGTGTGTTGtgtataaagattaataattgtgttaattGGAGCAGTTATGGTTAAACTGTTGGTAAGTAAAAGGCATTTCATTTTAAGTCAAGTGAAATAATTTTCCAGTTAAATTTAGTAAGATGCTTCTGATAGCTTATAATTGTTACAAAAGTCCAGCTTTGGTTTAAACAGAAGtacatttctgtttgtttgtttttcatgcaCTAACATCTAACTTAACAATTGAGGTTTATGTATGTTT is part of the Tachypleus tridentatus isolate NWPU-2018 chromosome 4, ASM421037v1, whole genome shotgun sequence genome and encodes:
- the LOC143249587 gene encoding protein adenylyltransferase Fic-like isoform X1 codes for the protein MSLSGEVWIWLSVTVSEMVQTCNQWIMTVISQDIKSYKYITSIGIVLALFGLLVVLASTVLTWTPLLRQVSEQKSLTLSKLPIDSANGISNDLISLKNHWKVDEKAEFSGTQNLQLTPVKAIFENANAQNVGVRRFLNFLPETNEIKATDDGPTSLNRITEFQHTLLKKKEELKKNEHEALLSLNMALLMKNASKTEKALKLFQHAMALDPLHPDILTHYGEFIEEQNKDVIKANHLYTRALIISPDHSKAIVNKCRTLPVVEKLDQKQLDRIDRKRNLLFQLPENDSSLKRMKKEAYFQHIHHTVAIEGNTMTLAETRMVVETRMAVPGKSIMEHNEIIGLDSALRYINNTLVTKLGPITVDDILEIHKRVLGHVDPVEAGTVRRSQVYVGEHVPPSPSEVFDLMEDLVDWLNSDDTIKLHPVKYAALAHYKLVFIHPFVDGNGRTARLLMNLILMRAGYPPVIVRKQDRYLYYQYLQLANEGDVRPFVRFIGDCTERTLDVYLFATEYGMSGFRALEGHGVQTKSNIIEN
- the LOC143249587 gene encoding protein adenylyltransferase Fic-like isoform X2, yielding MSLSGEVWIWLSVTVSEMVQTCNQWIMTVISQDIKSYKYITSIGIVLALFGLLVVLASTVLTWTPLLRQVSEQKSLTLKTNEIKATDDGPTSLNRITEFQHTLLKKKEELKKNEHEALLSLNMALLMKNASKTEKALKLFQHAMALDPLHPDILTHYGEFIEEQNKDVIKANHLYTRALIISPDHSKAIVNKCRTLPVVEKLDQKQLDRIDRKRNLLFQLPENDSSLKRMKKEAYFQHIHHTVAIEGNTMTLAETRMVVETRMAVPGKSIMEHNEIIGLDSALRYINNTLVTKLGPITVDDILEIHKRVLGHVDPVEAGTVRRSQVYVGEHVPPSPSEVFDLMEDLVDWLNSDDTIKLHPVKYAALAHYKLVFIHPFVDGNGRTARLLMNLILMRAGYPPVIVRKQDRYLYYQYLQLANEGDVRPFVRFIGDCTERTLDVYLFATEYGMSGFRALEGHGVQTKSNIIEN